One part of the Chthoniobacterales bacterium genome encodes these proteins:
- a CDS encoding glucose-6-phosphate dehydrogenase assembly protein OpcA, with translation MSTESSSATLDPAFSPGLPVEIGRIEKELGRLWENIGDKTRASLINLAIYTEAAESVEPITEMIGQIASQHACRAILVYANRAAASRSAQAWINAHCHAADKREICSEQITFQLDGNSPSALSNVVFSHLDSDLPLCFWWQANFHEPLDSRLWSWIDRLIFDSNSWDDPAAQFALVRRIAALGEQRTILCDLNWTRLLSLRSGLAHFFDNACALPYLQKIDRVEIIHAAHARVSALLLLGWLAHQLGWKLETVLGRHSFRTPDHREIPFELTEKAGACISTCRLTAGDAEFQLERAAGEEFFHASMKGGSFEPSSQLLPAGRDRIAETLLMELSRGGKHPLYLKSLEVITPLIANS, from the coding sequence ATGAGCACAGAATCCTCCTCCGCCACGCTCGATCCCGCCTTTTCTCCCGGCCTGCCCGTCGAGATCGGCCGCATCGAGAAGGAACTCGGCCGCCTCTGGGAAAACATCGGCGACAAGACGCGCGCGTCGCTCATCAACCTCGCCATCTACACCGAGGCCGCGGAGTCGGTCGAACCGATCACCGAGATGATCGGCCAGATCGCCAGCCAGCACGCCTGCCGCGCGATTCTCGTCTATGCGAACCGCGCCGCCGCCAGCCGCTCGGCCCAGGCCTGGATCAACGCCCATTGCCATGCCGCCGACAAGCGCGAGATTTGCTCCGAGCAGATCACCTTCCAGCTCGACGGCAACTCGCCCTCCGCGCTCTCGAACGTCGTCTTTTCGCACCTCGATAGTGACCTGCCCCTCTGCTTCTGGTGGCAGGCGAACTTCCACGAGCCCCTCGACTCCCGCCTCTGGAGCTGGATCGACCGCCTCATCTTCGACAGCAACTCCTGGGACGATCCCGCCGCGCAATTCGCGCTCGTCCGGAGAATCGCCGCCCTCGGCGAGCAACGCACCATTCTGTGCGACCTGAACTGGACGCGTCTGCTGAGCCTGCGTTCCGGCCTTGCCCACTTCTTCGACAACGCCTGCGCGCTGCCGTATCTCCAGAAGATCGACCGCGTGGAAATCATCCATGCCGCCCACGCTCGTGTCTCTGCCCTGCTCCTGCTCGGCTGGCTCGCGCACCAGCTCGGCTGGAAGCTCGAGACCGTGCTGGGCCGCCATTCCTTCCGCACGCCGGACCATCGCGAGATTCCCTTCGAACTCACCGAAAAAGCCGGCGCCTGCATTTCCACCTGCCGCCTCACCGCCGGCGACGCCGAGTTCCAGCTCGAGCGCGCGGCCGGCGAGGAATTCTTCCACGCCTCGATGAAAGGCGGCAGCTTCGAGCCCTCGAGCCAGCTCCTTCCGGCGGGACGCGACCGCATTGCCGAGACCCTGCTGATGGAACTCAGCCGCGGCGGCAAGCACCCGCTCTACCTGAAGTCCCTCGAGGTCATCACCCCGCTGATCGCGAATTCCTAA
- the zwf gene encoding glucose-6-phosphate dehydrogenase: MPKDSVINPLREGLLSRSVPEPCSLVIFGATGDLTHRKLVPALYNLAADGNLPPSISVVGFARRDKTDEVFRTELETAARKFSRQKINDELWANFASGLFYHRSAFDDLAGYESLARRLDELDAQRGTRGNRLFYLSAGPDQFPIILENLRKSGLNKAAEGSWARVIVEKPFGTDLETAVFLNDMVDGSFHERDTYRIDHYLGKETAQNIMVMRFANAIFEQLWNARYVHHVQITASEPLGVGGRAGYYDKSGAMRDMVQNHLLQLLTLTAMEPPTDLSADAIRDEKVKVLRSLRRISGSEVARYTVRAQYTAGAVNGEDVVGYLQEENMPADSQTETYVALEANVDNWRWAGVPFFIRVGKRLPKGATEIALHFKSVPPVLFRQTGQTIDDNVLVIRIQPDEGVSLRMSSKLPGSSLRIEPVKMDFHYGTSFGKATPEAYERLLLDAMAGDATLFARRDEVEEAWKFVDAIKAAWDSGEGGPLATYAAGTWGPDEADGLVQRSGATWRRL; this comes from the coding sequence ATGCCGAAAGACAGCGTCATCAACCCACTTCGCGAAGGACTCCTCAGCCGTTCGGTTCCCGAGCCCTGCTCGCTCGTCATTTTCGGCGCCACCGGCGATCTCACCCACCGCAAGCTGGTTCCCGCTCTCTACAACCTCGCCGCCGATGGCAATCTCCCGCCGTCCATCTCGGTTGTCGGATTCGCCCGCCGCGACAAAACCGACGAAGTCTTCCGCACCGAGCTCGAGACGGCCGCTCGCAAATTTTCGCGCCAGAAGATCAACGACGAGCTGTGGGCGAACTTCGCCAGCGGGCTCTTCTATCACCGCAGCGCCTTCGACGACCTTGCCGGCTACGAATCCCTCGCCCGGCGCCTCGACGAACTCGACGCCCAGCGTGGCACCCGGGGCAACCGCCTCTTTTATCTCTCCGCCGGCCCGGACCAGTTCCCGATCATCCTCGAGAACCTGCGCAAGAGCGGCCTCAACAAGGCGGCCGAAGGAAGCTGGGCCCGCGTGATCGTGGAAAAGCCCTTTGGCACCGACCTCGAGACCGCCGTCTTCCTCAACGACATGGTCGACGGCTCCTTCCACGAGCGCGACACCTATCGCATCGACCATTACCTCGGGAAGGAAACCGCGCAGAACATCATGGTGATGCGTTTTGCGAACGCCATCTTCGAGCAACTCTGGAACGCCCGCTACGTTCACCACGTCCAGATCACGGCGAGCGAGCCGCTCGGCGTCGGCGGCCGGGCCGGTTACTATGACAAATCTGGCGCCATGCGCGACATGGTGCAGAACCACCTGCTCCAGCTCCTCACCCTCACGGCGATGGAACCGCCCACGGATCTCAGCGCGGACGCCATTCGCGATGAAAAGGTGAAGGTTCTCCGTTCGCTGCGCCGCATTTCCGGCAGCGAGGTCGCCAGATACACCGTGCGCGCGCAATACACCGCCGGCGCCGTGAACGGCGAGGACGTCGTCGGCTACCTCCAGGAGGAAAACATGCCCGCCGACTCGCAGACGGAGACCTACGTCGCCCTCGAGGCGAACGTCGACAACTGGCGCTGGGCCGGGGTTCCCTTCTTCATCCGCGTCGGCAAGCGCCTCCCGAAAGGCGCGACCGAAATCGCCCTCCATTTCAAGAGCGTGCCGCCAGTTCTCTTCCGCCAGACCGGCCAGACGATCGACGACAACGTCCTCGTCATCCGCATTCAGCCCGACGAAGGCGTTTCGCTCCGCATGTCGTCGAAGCTCCCCGGCTCCAGCCTGCGCATCGAGCCCGTGAAGATGGACTTCCACTACGGAACGTCCTTCGGCAAGGCCACGCCCGAGGCCTACGAGCGCCTGCTGCTCGATGCCATGGCCGGCGACGCCACGCTCTTCGCCCGTCGTGACGAAGTCGAGGAGGCCTGGAAATTCGTCGACGCGATCAAGGCCGCCTGGGACAGCGGCGAAGGCGGTCCGCTGGCGACCTACGCCGCCGGCACCTGGGGCCCCGATGAGGCCGACGGACTCGTGCAACGCTCCGGCGCGACCTGGAGACGGCTGTAA
- a CDS encoding glycosyl hydrolase encodes MIGKLWALACLGLLTVVPPAAALAPLEPETGCYFGVSAQTPDLLTVNWKSALGLAPATYGIFCKFPLNGGDETDLDDLVARNSLIGAVTLITLEPDGGLNTVTQAACDEFAARCALYEGQGAKLMVRFGHEMNGSWYVWGQKPTAYIAAFRMVADAVHAVTKHTAMVWSPTNGLGYPFGSTTLTFPELDTNNDGQFTSADDPYSPYYPGDAYVDWVGMSVYHWGYNSGGQIENRVPDDQEFSNLVAGYSQVPDFYEVYSGSASTHKKPMVVPETSALFSLDPSIGGSGTNFAIKQAWWKQLFNTSGDIQEALDISFKFPMLKMIVWFNYNKIEDTTQKIVDWRLTDDAAISSGFTSYIQAQRAAKTWIAGITEFTAVNPFISLASVPASIPATGTFSVPLTVSSPTDADLIVNIVQVATDGTVTFVGGTPRATPTFVAAGTQNKKITVSASALSAFTVGGTYYWQAFLLPPGEEWPNIDTGTPRVKVGAVVAAVDPKDAEYAAKLKKINAAIKKAKKIKDPVAKAKKLKKLKAQLKALKKKYGK; translated from the coding sequence TTGATCGGAAAGCTTTGGGCGCTCGCCTGTCTGGGATTGCTCACCGTGGTGCCTCCGGCGGCAGCCCTGGCGCCCCTCGAGCCAGAGACGGGATGCTATTTCGGCGTCAGCGCCCAGACCCCGGACCTTCTCACCGTAAACTGGAAATCGGCCCTCGGACTCGCGCCCGCCACCTACGGAATCTTTTGCAAATTTCCCCTCAACGGTGGCGACGAGACGGATCTCGATGACCTTGTCGCCCGGAACAGCCTGATCGGCGCCGTCACCCTCATCACTCTGGAGCCCGATGGCGGCCTCAACACCGTCACCCAGGCGGCCTGCGACGAATTCGCCGCCCGCTGCGCCCTTTACGAGGGCCAAGGCGCCAAGCTAATGGTCCGCTTCGGCCACGAGATGAATGGCTCCTGGTATGTCTGGGGCCAGAAGCCGACCGCCTACATCGCGGCCTTCAGGATGGTGGCCGATGCCGTTCACGCGGTCACGAAGCACACCGCCATGGTCTGGTCGCCGACCAACGGCCTTGGCTACCCCTTCGGCTCGACCACGCTCACCTTCCCCGAACTCGACACGAACAACGACGGGCAGTTCACCTCCGCGGACGACCCGTATTCGCCCTACTACCCCGGCGACGCCTACGTCGACTGGGTCGGCATGTCGGTCTATCACTGGGGCTACAACTCTGGCGGCCAGATCGAGAACCGCGTGCCGGACGATCAGGAATTCTCGAACCTCGTCGCCGGCTACAGCCAGGTCCCGGATTTCTACGAGGTCTACAGCGGCAGCGCTTCCACGCACAAGAAGCCGATGGTCGTTCCGGAGACCTCGGCACTTTTCAGCCTGGATCCCTCGATCGGCGGCTCGGGCACGAATTTCGCCATCAAGCAGGCCTGGTGGAAGCAGCTCTTCAACACCAGCGGCGACATCCAGGAGGCTCTCGACATCTCGTTCAAGTTCCCGATGCTGAAGATGATCGTGTGGTTCAATTACAACAAAATTGAAGACACGACGCAGAAGATCGTCGACTGGCGCCTCACGGACGACGCGGCGATCTCCTCCGGATTCACCTCCTATATCCAGGCCCAGCGCGCGGCGAAGACGTGGATCGCCGGCATCACGGAGTTCACGGCCGTGAATCCCTTCATCAGCCTCGCGTCGGTGCCCGCCTCCATTCCCGCGACGGGCACCTTCAGCGTTCCGCTGACCGTGAGCTCACCCACCGACGCGGACCTCATCGTGAACATCGTCCAGGTCGCCACCGACGGCACCGTCACATTCGTGGGCGGCACCCCGCGCGCGACACCCACCTTCGTCGCCGCCGGCACCCAGAACAAAAAGATCACCGTCTCGGCCAGCGCCCTCAGCGCCTTCACGGTCGGCGGCACCTATTACTGGCAGGCTTTCCTGCTGCCGCCGGGTGAAGAGTGGCCGAATATCGATACCGGCACGCCGCGCGTGAAGGTCGGTGCCGTGGTCGCCGCGGTGGACCCCAAGGACGCCGAATACGCCGCCAAGCTGAAAAAGATCAACGCCGCCATCAAGAAGGCCAAGAAGATCAAGGACCCCGTGGCAAAGGCCAAAAAGCTCAAGAAATTGAAAGCGCAACTCAAGGCGCTGAAGAAGAAATACGGCAAGTAG
- a CDS encoding PilZ domain-containing protein, which yields MTDANAEEPAPSSGFSSSPEDESRDIRERLETILAEVASPGAGGGHDPVMTLLAHSVETPATRERREQVRWSFSLGFPLVGWLGDMKTSFQYRPLNVSAGGMQLEVQLPPERSLDVGEHVDLCLPFHVDSEILNHCDLRWVVPRGEKFICGAKLSHRANGDYGVMFDFSSGISVAGHSSGKPYEKLTELFRWVLEDAIFVKRAMILYLGHLAPLLARLSNVDRVALTLFKRMSLDRTEQRIRENIATLEELMQGFGELHEDEALGEFLRRFRHAIRPEINEFSLRRLLRTPESEVYLRSIRLSDHKLATHYNSLVLLAEEFTRPPGS from the coding sequence GTGACCGACGCCAACGCGGAAGAACCAGCACCATCGAGCGGATTTTCTTCCTCGCCAGAGGACGAGAGCCGCGACATTCGGGAGAGACTCGAGACGATCCTGGCCGAGGTGGCCTCCCCGGGCGCCGGTGGCGGCCACGATCCCGTGATGACCCTGCTGGCGCACTCGGTCGAGACGCCGGCCACTCGTGAACGGCGCGAGCAGGTGCGCTGGAGCTTTTCGCTGGGGTTTCCGCTCGTGGGGTGGCTCGGAGACATGAAGACGAGCTTCCAATACCGGCCGCTGAATGTTTCGGCGGGCGGCATGCAGTTGGAGGTGCAATTGCCTCCCGAACGCAGCCTCGACGTGGGCGAACACGTCGACCTCTGCCTGCCGTTTCACGTCGACAGCGAGATTCTGAACCACTGCGACCTGCGCTGGGTCGTGCCGCGGGGGGAGAAATTCATTTGCGGGGCCAAGCTCAGCCACCGCGCCAATGGCGACTACGGCGTGATGTTCGATTTTTCGTCCGGGATATCGGTCGCGGGTCATTCTTCGGGAAAACCCTATGAGAAGCTCACCGAACTTTTCCGGTGGGTGCTCGAAGACGCGATCTTCGTGAAGCGGGCGATGATTCTCTATCTCGGCCACCTTGCGCCTCTGCTGGCCCGGCTCTCGAACGTCGATCGGGTGGCGCTGACGTTGTTCAAGCGCATGAGCCTCGACCGCACCGAGCAGCGCATTCGCGAGAACATCGCGACGCTCGAGGAGCTGATGCAGGGGTTCGGCGAGCTGCACGAAGACGAGGCTCTCGGCGAATTTCTACGCCGGTTTCGCCACGCCATCCGCCCGGAGATCAACGAGTTCTCGCTGCGGCGCCTGCTGCGCACGCCGGAGAGCGAAGTCTACCTGCGGTCGATCCGGCTCTCGGACCACAAACTGGCGACGCATTACAATTCGCTCGTCCTGCTGGCCGAGGAGTTCACGCGACCGCCGGGAAGCTAG
- a CDS encoding glycosyltransferase family 2 protein encodes MPSKSSTLPARTIIFVTIAALVLAVLYIIGHAILISISELNIPETIAMALLIACEIFMFLHAVAYFSNVAHVNAHAIDPDRIVATPAPLITFPPVAFAICSYREPLSVLEANMICFRNLTYPNRRLFLLDDTPYDDVATNPALARYRSDVDALARQIGINVFRHKWRGAKAGMINDFLSFLAGRDEPGFEVAPNQNVNELRDAKYLAIFDADMNPLADFADPLVAQLEADDRLAFVQTPQFYSNITTNRVANGAAAQQAVFYEYICEGKGMLDTMPCCGTNVMFRVAALEDVGGMDESSVTEDFATSVKLHLRGWRSTYVNRVCAFGMGPQDLGSFFKQQFRWASGTVGLLRMVIKEFLKNPFAFSPRRWLEYFASVSFYCVGWVWLIIWSFPALYVFFGFPRSLARPEIFFALFIPYLAFTFWAFIGSLRYRGYSTADVFSGMTMNVISFPIYMMASACGLLGIRGKFRVTSKEGATSLPLYRLWPQLTVFCILIVTVAWGLNHVIYGTLSPAAVFGNIIWCAYNAAMIGTILYFNRPTEKVGLFRRERRIRTTRTATP; translated from the coding sequence ATGCCTTCTAAATCGTCGACCCTGCCCGCGCGGACGATCATCTTCGTGACGATCGCCGCGCTCGTCCTGGCCGTGCTTTACATCATCGGGCACGCGATTCTCATCTCGATCAGCGAGCTGAACATTCCCGAGACCATCGCCATGGCGCTGCTCATCGCCTGCGAGATTTTCATGTTCCTTCACGCGGTGGCGTATTTCTCGAATGTCGCCCACGTCAATGCCCACGCGATCGATCCCGATCGCATCGTGGCGACTCCCGCCCCGCTGATCACCTTTCCCCCCGTGGCTTTCGCCATCTGCTCCTATCGCGAACCGCTGTCCGTGCTCGAAGCGAACATGATCTGCTTCCGGAACCTCACCTACCCCAACCGGCGGCTTTTCCTCCTCGACGACACCCCTTACGACGACGTCGCGACAAATCCCGCGCTCGCCCGCTATCGGTCCGATGTCGATGCCCTCGCCCGCCAGATCGGAATCAACGTCTTTCGGCACAAGTGGCGCGGCGCCAAGGCCGGAATGATCAACGATTTCCTGAGCTTCCTCGCCGGCCGGGACGAGCCCGGGTTCGAAGTCGCGCCAAATCAAAACGTCAACGAACTCCGCGACGCCAAGTATCTCGCCATCTTCGATGCGGACATGAATCCGCTGGCGGATTTTGCCGATCCGCTGGTGGCCCAGCTCGAAGCGGACGACCGGCTTGCGTTCGTCCAGACCCCGCAGTTCTACTCGAACATCACGACGAACCGCGTCGCCAACGGCGCTGCCGCCCAACAGGCCGTGTTTTACGAATACATCTGCGAGGGCAAGGGCATGCTGGATACCATGCCGTGCTGCGGCACGAACGTAATGTTCCGCGTAGCCGCCCTCGAAGACGTCGGGGGCATGGACGAATCCTCCGTGACGGAAGATTTCGCAACATCCGTCAAACTGCACCTCCGCGGCTGGCGGTCCACCTACGTCAACCGGGTATGCGCGTTCGGCATGGGGCCGCAGGATCTCGGCTCGTTCTTCAAGCAGCAATTCCGGTGGGCCTCCGGCACCGTGGGCTTGCTGCGCATGGTGATCAAAGAGTTCCTGAAGAACCCCTTCGCGTTCTCGCCGCGTCGCTGGCTGGAGTATTTTGCCTCCGTCTCGTTCTACTGCGTCGGCTGGGTCTGGCTCATCATCTGGTCGTTTCCCGCGCTCTACGTCTTCTTCGGGTTCCCGCGCAGTCTCGCCCGGCCGGAGATCTTCTTCGCGCTGTTCATCCCCTACCTCGCCTTCACGTTCTGGGCCTTCATTGGGTCACTGCGCTACCGGGGCTACAGCACGGCCGACGTCTTCAGCGGAATGACCATGAACGTCATCAGCTTCCCGATCTACATGATGGCCTCCGCCTGCGGGCTGCTCGGCATTCGCGGCAAGTTCCGCGTGACGTCCAAGGAAGGCGCGACCTCGCTCCCCCTTTATCGACTGTGGCCGCAGCTCACCGTGTTCTGCATTCTGATCGTGACGGTGGCCTGGGGCCTCAACCACGTCATTTACGGCACGCTTTCACCCGCGGCCGTCTTCGGCAACATCATCTGGTGCGCCTACAATGCCGCGATGATCGGGACGATCCTCTACTTCAATCGTCCGACCGAAAAAGTCGGCCTGTTTCGCCGCGAGCGCCGGATCAGGACGACCCGAACGGCCACGCCCTAG
- a CDS encoding tetratricopeptide repeat protein — translation MEADAAVEGSDAMTCGPSIRLLPLLAFLLAFATLSPAANDPESDEPISDEEATLTLTRNMAAVPAHRAEALALYTQLRVKSPDSITLLEEHRNTASELGQLDIVARDFALLQERRPLSPEEIVWYAGTLQKLGRHEDAMDFLETRLGGATHQPELVAIYLEAASAGQAQARAGKTLARLAIRQPMRTDLVVASAELALECKSPADAEAALRSALRSDPHNPQLLKRLAEVLFAQDQPRKALGFYRRAVMANPRDVALRRQAARVAEICHETGTVNALLQPVIDCASIPQNVRTATALEASAMASLREGRYAVAVRDYTELQTLEPDNISAAYGRAAALRGAGELDAARAAYRDLAESDSHAVFAKNAERQITDELRNRVRTSYLFINEDSPGRMADISRNIFTTEGDFRFNDHLRMTLGSRTWIEQPEGVASPYYATGATATVDYRIAASWRVNLNYTFKNYFTPTVRDTHTGGALLAFNPSKALGISASYQHEDALTNRYNFTQGTQTDTGRLSFESQPLSFLELSGGAQLRGYSDGNLQFGADGGAGFVLLQAPGKLVAELRGQYLTTQHESVSEFTDSEETNVIHPYWTPQNYFRGSLGMNWEQSLRPAGAADQNELSYRAGVKGSLDTDGNPAIAFDAALRCEIVRNLLVDLGGWIERSQQWNGATASVSVAYAF, via the coding sequence GTGGAAGCTGACGCTGCCGTCGAAGGCTCCGACGCCATGACCTGCGGCCCGAGCATCCGGCTCCTCCCGCTTCTCGCCTTCCTCCTCGCGTTCGCCACGCTCTCCCCGGCTGCGAACGACCCGGAATCCGACGAACCCATTTCGGACGAGGAGGCCACCCTCACCCTCACGCGCAACATGGCCGCCGTGCCCGCCCACCGCGCGGAGGCTCTCGCCCTCTACACCCAGCTTCGCGTGAAGTCGCCGGACTCGATCACGCTTCTTGAAGAACATCGCAACACGGCATCCGAGCTCGGCCAGCTCGACATCGTCGCCCGCGATTTCGCCCTGCTCCAGGAAAGGCGCCCCCTCAGTCCCGAGGAAATCGTCTGGTATGCCGGCACCCTCCAGAAGCTCGGTCGCCACGAGGACGCCATGGACTTCCTCGAGACTCGACTGGGAGGCGCTACCCACCAGCCGGAGCTTGTCGCCATCTACCTCGAGGCCGCCAGCGCCGGTCAGGCGCAGGCGCGCGCCGGGAAGACTCTGGCCCGGCTCGCCATTCGCCAACCGATGCGAACGGATCTCGTGGTCGCCTCTGCCGAGCTCGCCCTCGAATGTAAATCCCCCGCCGATGCGGAGGCCGCTCTCCGTTCCGCCCTCCGGAGCGATCCCCACAATCCCCAGCTCCTCAAACGACTGGCAGAAGTCCTCTTCGCCCAGGATCAGCCCCGAAAGGCGCTCGGCTTTTACCGCCGCGCGGTGATGGCGAATCCGCGGGACGTCGCCCTTCGCCGGCAGGCCGCCCGCGTCGCGGAAATCTGCCACGAAACCGGCACCGTGAATGCACTGCTCCAGCCCGTGATCGATTGCGCATCGATTCCCCAGAACGTCCGCACCGCGACCGCCCTGGAAGCCAGCGCCATGGCGTCCCTGCGCGAGGGACGTTACGCGGTGGCCGTGCGCGACTACACCGAGCTGCAAACCCTCGAACCGGACAATATCTCCGCCGCCTACGGCCGGGCCGCGGCCCTCCGCGGGGCGGGCGAGCTGGACGCCGCGCGCGCAGCCTACCGCGACCTGGCGGAGTCCGATTCCCACGCCGTGTTTGCGAAAAACGCGGAACGCCAGATCACCGACGAGCTGCGCAACCGGGTCCGCACGAGCTACCTCTTCATCAACGAGGATTCCCCCGGCCGCATGGCCGACATCTCGCGGAATATCTTCACCACGGAGGGCGATTTCCGCTTCAACGATCATCTCCGGATGACGCTTGGCTCGCGCACCTGGATCGAGCAGCCCGAAGGCGTCGCCTCGCCCTACTACGCGACCGGCGCAACGGCGACAGTCGACTACCGGATCGCCGCTTCCTGGCGGGTGAACCTGAACTACACCTTCAAGAATTACTTCACGCCCACCGTTCGCGACACCCACACCGGCGGAGCGCTCCTGGCCTTCAATCCCTCGAAGGCTCTCGGCATCTCCGCCAGCTACCAGCACGAGGACGCCCTCACGAATCGCTATAACTTCACGCAGGGCACGCAGACCGACACCGGCCGGCTGTCCTTCGAGAGCCAGCCGCTCTCCTTCCTCGAGCTCTCCGGCGGCGCCCAGCTCCGCGGCTACTCGGACGGAAATCTCCAGTTCGGCGCCGACGGAGGCGCGGGCTTCGTCCTCCTCCAGGCGCCCGGCAAGCTCGTCGCGGAACTGCGCGGGCAGTATCTCACCACGCAGCACGAGAGCGTGTCCGAGTTCACCGACAGCGAAGAAACGAACGTGATCCATCCCTACTGGACGCCCCAAAACTACTTTCGCGGCTCCCTCGGCATGAACTGGGAGCAATCGTTGCGGCCAGCCGGCGCCGCCGATCAGAACGAACTCAGTTACCGCGCCGGCGTGAAGGGCAGTCTCGACACGGACGGCAATCCCGCCATCGCCTTCGACGCCGCCCTGCGCTGCGAAATCGTCCGCAACCTCCTCGTCGACCTCGGCGGCTGGATCGAGCGTTCCCAGCAATGGAACGGCGCCACCGCCTCCGTCTCCGTCGCCTATGCCTTCTAA
- a CDS encoding tetratricopeptide repeat protein: protein MKFAPLFFGIFLLAAVSGFAQPSPALAAPDADPSNVPIGEDEARIELTRLLRYDKRFAEAIAEYRELIEKMPQRTDLRLELAELYGAVGETDKAFKTIDGLDETKLDRRGLLIVANLEAQKKNFEKAIRILRSLLAKQPNDAGLQLQLAKTLSWAKNYEESLKLYASLVEASPDDIQLRRQYARVLGWAARYDEAITQWKLTLPSKAPTP from the coding sequence ATGAAGTTCGCCCCACTCTTTTTCGGCATCTTCCTGCTCGCCGCCGTTTCGGGATTTGCGCAGCCCTCCCCCGCCCTCGCCGCGCCAGACGCCGATCCGTCGAACGTTCCCATCGGCGAGGACGAGGCTCGCATCGAACTCACCCGCCTGCTCCGCTACGACAAGCGCTTTGCCGAGGCCATCGCGGAATATCGGGAGCTCATCGAGAAAATGCCCCAGCGGACGGATCTCCGCCTGGAACTGGCGGAACTCTATGGCGCCGTCGGCGAGACCGACAAGGCGTTCAAGACCATCGACGGCCTCGACGAAACGAAGCTCGACCGCCGCGGCCTCCTGATCGTCGCAAACCTGGAAGCCCAGAAGAAAAATTTCGAGAAGGCGATCCGCATTCTCCGCAGCCTGCTCGCCAAACAACCCAACGATGCCGGCCTGCAGCTCCAGCTCGCGAAAACCCTGAGCTGGGCCAAGAATTACGAGGAATCCCTCAAGCTCTACGCCAGCCTCGTCGAGGCCTCGCCGGACGACATTCAGCTCCGCCGTCAATACGCGCGGGTGCTCGGCTGGGCGGCCCGCTACGACGAGGCCATCACGCAGTGGAAGCTGACGCTGCCGTCGAAGGCTCCGACGCCATGA
- a CDS encoding tetratricopeptide repeat protein: MAVGTCFVFRWAHPIDVAITEVKWNLLIGHDKQVADHIAGVAERIKYRPTACVHYGWIFAKKGRTDAAETLFRAAADANPFDPVGAEALAGLYFSQQRLDDVRRVFVRTSALGTALTAEGLRMHASMQIVDGQYAEASKTLLELTSKETPSAEMLAKLGDLAAWQKNFNEAIVYYRQARELTPDDLELRIRLTHALAWAALGDARAALEHPKLAAAR, from the coding sequence TTGGCTGTCGGCACCTGCTTCGTCTTCCGCTGGGCTCATCCGATCGATGTCGCTATTACCGAGGTCAAATGGAACCTCCTTATCGGTCACGACAAACAGGTCGCCGACCACATCGCGGGGGTCGCCGAGCGCATCAAGTATCGCCCGACCGCCTGCGTGCACTACGGCTGGATTTTTGCCAAGAAAGGCCGAACGGACGCAGCAGAGACGCTCTTCCGCGCCGCCGCGGACGCCAATCCCTTCGATCCCGTGGGCGCAGAAGCCCTTGCCGGCCTGTATTTTAGCCAGCAGCGACTCGACGACGTCCGGCGGGTCTTCGTCCGCACCTCGGCGCTGGGCACCGCCCTCACCGCCGAGGGTCTCCGCATGCACGCGAGCATGCAGATCGTCGATGGCCAATACGCCGAGGCGAGCAAGACTCTCCTGGAGCTGACCTCGAAGGAAACCCCTTCCGCTGAAATGCTTGCAAAACTGGGCGACCTCGCCGCCTGGCAGAAAAATTTCAACGAGGCGATCGTCTACTATCGACAGGCTCGCGAGCTCACCCCCGACGATCTCGAGTTGCGAATCCGCCTCACCCACGCCCTCGCCTGGGCAGCCCTCGGTGACGCCCGCGCGGCGCTGGAGCACCCGAAACTCGCCGCCGCTCGATGA
- a CDS encoding glutaredoxin, protein MAKPEITAYLKTSCGWSNGVRAVLAKYDLPYTEKDIIKNPAFRWEMEQKSGQPLSPCVEVNGTMLADISGEELEGWMLQEGLVGESARTTDVPLNSACTDEQHAAMAADAVRLKL, encoded by the coding sequence ATGGCCAAACCCGAAATCACCGCCTACCTGAAGACCTCCTGCGGCTGGAGCAACGGCGTTCGCGCCGTCCTCGCCAAATACGACCTCCCCTACACGGAGAAGGACATCATCAAGAATCCCGCTTTCCGCTGGGAGATGGAACAGAAGAGTGGCCAGCCCCTCTCGCCCTGCGTCGAAGTCAACGGCACGATGCTTGCCGACATCAGCGGCGAGGAACTCGAGGGCTGGATGCTCCAGGAAGGTCTCGTCGGCGAAAGCGCCAGGACCACCGACGTTCCGCTGAACTCCGCCTGCACCGACGAACAGCACGCCGCCATGGCCGCCGATGCCGTGCGCTTGAAGCTGTAA